The Candidatus Saccharibacteria bacterium oral taxon 955 DNA segment TAAAACCAACTAAATACCCGCTACTTCTAGCGGGTATTTAGTACAAATAAGTCTCTCTAAACCATTTGGTTTAGCTCGCATGAGCTATTTTGTTTGTTCTCGCAGTTCAGGTTCTCGCATGAACTGCTTACGATTATATATCGAGGTCATCTAGTTCTGCAAGCTCTTGACGAGACTTTTTTGCGAACTCGCTCTCTTGATTTTCACTGTTTTCCACAGCCTCATCGGTAGATTTATCCACAGTGCCATCACTATCGTCATCTGACGACATCATGATCGGCTCATCTGGATTGTCGTTATTAACTATCTTTAGGTTGTAGCGTGCAGAGTTTTTCGTACCAAGTGCGCGCAGGAGTGTACGTAAGCTCTGCGCCGTAACCCCTCGACGACCAATTACACGCCCTAGATCATCTGGGTTAACAGTGAGAGTCAAAAGCACACCT contains these protein-coding regions:
- a CDS encoding KH domain-containing protein, whose amino-acid sequence is MSTIDQQFVEYIVKSLVGNPDDVVVDRIVDEKGVLLTLTVNPDDLGRVIGRRGVTAQSLRTLLRALGTKNSARYNLKIVNNDNPDEPIMMSSDDDSDGTVDKSTDEAVENSENQESEFAKKSRQELAELDDLDI